ATCGGCGGTGTGGGCCATAATGTCGCATTGGCCGCTCTCTACGCTGGAGCTAATGTTAGACTGGTATCAGAAGTGGGTCATGACCATGGCGATTTACTCGATGCTGTTTCAAACGAAGGATTGGAGTTATCGGGAATAACAACTAATGAGGGCAAAAGAACTGCTCGATATGTTTCTATGAATGATGGAACCGGTGAACTCCTTATCGCATGTGCTGATATGGATATTATTAAGGACATGTCTCCTAAACACGTCTATGATGAAATTTGCCGGGCTGATGCTGAGTGTGTATTCTTTGATGGAAACATCGGCAACGACCAGAAAATGGCTGTTATACGTGCAACTAAGCGAAAGACTGGGCTTGAGACTGGGACTTCGACACCTCGGTTCGTCGGGTTCGAACCTACTTCGGTGCCGAAATCAAGCGAGTTGGCTGCCATGAGTCTAGGAGTATATCCAAACCACGATATCGATCTTGCTACACCCAATATTGACGAGCTGCAAACCATGTTCGAGTCATTTCACGAAGCAGGAAGGTTTGATGTTGACCATTGGTTTCCAGTAATTGATGCTCTGGGAGTGAATGAAACGCTGAGATTGGGTTTAGAGAATCTTGCCAGGTCTAAACCTGAGCTTATAAACCTCATACGGTCAGGTATAGCCCAACAAGCTCTGCACTTACTGCCCTATATTCCAAACTTGATGATCAAAAGTGGTGTTTTAGGTGTTCTCTCGTTTCAACTTCTGGACGCCGACCAAATTCGAGACCTGGCTCGTTTTGGACCCTCTGTAACCAACAACACAGTTGGGAAGTCCATTTCAACGCAGATTGCATATAGAGAGGGTCAGCTTCTAGGAGTATTGGTGCAACACTACCCTGCGTTTGATATTTCACCCTCAGAAGTTGTGAGTGTCAGCGGTGCTGGAGACAGTTTCTGTGGAGTACTCGTAGCCAAATTGGCAAAAGACACCAGCTGGCTCTACACTGCTAACCAGCAGAAAGCAGATGTCATTGATGCTGCTCAACTGGCAGCCAGTCTAGCGATTCAGACACTGGAAGCTGTCAACCCAGAAATCAGATCAATTACaatttgaatatatttattttttcatAACTGCTAAAGTCCAGCGACTTCCGGAACTGGGACTCCGTCCAGCACCAATTCCATGTTGTTCACAAATAAAGCTCTGGGATCCCCTagcacgactcgagcgtagcgagaggagcagcggggtctggggcggagccccagccgccggaggcatatGCCCCCAATCAGTGAACAGCAACCAACTGTGAGAGTTCATCAACTGAAGTTTGGCGGGCAGACTCACTGGATGGGTTCTTGCCACTGAGATATTTGAGGAACAGCAGTTCTGAGATTAAAGGTTCGTCGACAACACCCAGGACTTCGTGGGCATCTGGTGACTCTTTAGTGTCTGCATAGAACTCAATTGAAAGCTTTCCATCAGTAGAACGATTCAGGTAGAGGATCTGGCCCTTAAGAACCGAGCGTTTGCGGCCAAAAGCCTTTTTAAGATCCCCGATACCTTCGCCGCCGTTGTCAGCCGGTAATTGCTTGAATCTCGGGTGGCCCACAATTGCACGAACAAATCCGTCACGCAAATGACCAAAGTCAGTCTTGCGAACAGGGACAATTCGAATTGACAGACGAGTACCAGCAGCGAGTAATTTAGAAATGAGCTCGCCACTGCGAACATCGTCTAATAATGCAGCTTGGATTTGTGCCGGGTCGGCTGATACAGAAGAACTTAACACCTGTTTCACTTTGTTGATATCGTCTTTGGCAATATAAATTCCAACAGCATACACCTGGAAAAAGAATGAGACCGATCTGACGCCAGATCCCAGCAGTTGGAACTCATCTTTGTCGATAGATATGCTGTTGGGAAATGCCACTTTCGTATCAGGCTGGACAGTAGTTTCAGAAGTCAACTTTCCAGGCGGAGAATCGAGTCGAATTGGGTTCACCATTCCTGGATCAAGCAGTTGTAGTCCTGTATAAGCCACAAGTACACCACTTAGGATGGTAGTACCGAACACCGCTCGACTTCGTAGTTGAGCAGTGGCTGTAGAAGTAAATGACCGACTTCCAGCGCCAATTCTAGTCCTCAACGTTGTCGTGGCCAATCGCCCCGATTGTCTAAACATGTTTCTCATGAACATTTTGCCCAAATATGAAACCGATAACAGGAACTATGTCGACAAAGCGTAAAGGTAGTTTAATTGATACTGGTCCAGTATAAATACCAATATGCACGGCGTGAATATCAGGCAATTTATTTGTGGAATATGCAGGTCCCGGATTCCACTGTCCTGAAGAGCATGTGAACATTTACACGGTATTTTGCAAAAGCACCTTCAAATTAAGACGTTTGCGCTGGGGGGCTGTCGGTATAGTTATTAGATTCTCCAGATTTGGTCTACTTTTCggcctctgcctccggcgaatggggctacgccccagacctccATAGCTCATGCTCCGCATGAGATTCTCAAGTCATTgatattaattatattaATTACTCACATAACTGAGAGAACCATCGACTTAGAAATTAAGTCTTTGCCACTAGAAACAACACCGATAAACTACTTAGATTACTAtttctgcttcatcagctcGTCCATTTATTGTTGCTTCGTCTCTGGATTGAATGAGCCGAACTTTAGGCGGCCAGTTGAATTTAACattctggagatattagaCGGAAAGCTCGCTCCGCACTCTTAGCTGGAAGATCCGAACCTTTGATACCACAGGAACCAGACCCATGTGGTAGTACGGAAATACTATCGAAGCGCCGTTGCTTATTCATCCTGGACTACTTATACATGGGCTAGGGCCTAGCTACCGCACGAATACCACTTCACTGCGATTATTTGGAGACTCTAGTTTGAGAATTATTGGGAACAGACCATTTCATGATCCAAACATTGAAGTACAAGTTGAATTTGAGCGTCTGTAGATAGTAGTCGGGGAAGCCCAGAATGCCGACAAGAGCAAGGTCCATGCCACTGGCCCAGTTGAGCTCGATTAGCCGGGTCTGAATATTCATCCTAAACAAGTATTGTATGACTTCATGTTAAAATCTACACCAGTATgccgatttttttttcagtattCTAAATTCTCTTTCCCAAGCTGGAAATAATTGTCGAAATGTTCATCCTGGACGGTTTATTACATTGTCCAAATCAAACTGCGGCCTGGATTTGCTAATATTTTGGCCGGACTTTAGACCACATGTTACCCGGTTTTTTCGTTACCCAGAATAGCAGGTCTAAGCAAAAGTTACGATTGGAAAAAACGtcatttttcaaatgttctcttttttttttcagagGAAACCTCTAATGTCCATAGGAATGGTTCGATATACTTATATAACACGATTCGCTCAACACATCAGCCGGGTCCTTTCATCTTGGAGAGTTCATTATACCCTTTATTGCACCGTCTGGAAATATTAGTCAGAAATCTATTAGCCTAAAAGCCAAAGTGATAGAACCGGCCAGAAAGGTAGTAGAGCGCAATTAGCTGGAAAAAATAGCCAAAATGTCAATCATAAACAGTTTAATCCATGATTTAGGTCATTCTTTGTCCTTTAATCGCTAATATTTGCAAATTAACTATGGGCAGCATTTTTAGTGTTCCCAGATTTTTTATCACATGTTACCCGGTGTTACCTGTTCAATATTGGGATTGGGAAAAGTCATTTTTCCAATGTTCCATTtaattcttcttttctaAAAGGTAATCTGCGATTGCCATGGGACCTATTGGATAAACTTGTAGAAAACGATCCGCTCGACACATTAGATGGGTCCTTTTATCCTGGAGTGCTCATTACAATCTTAATTGCACCGTCTGAAAATATTAGTCAGAGATTATTGACTACAGGAGCCAGACGTATATCATGGGCAGAGATGTAGTTAAGGGCAATtggctgaaaataatagtCGATATGTTAATCATGGAGAGCTTATGGCATGATCCAATTTCATTTCGTGGTCTGaaattgataatatttACAAATTAGCTGGCAACAGGACTTTTGATGCTCTCAGGTGTTACCCGGTGTTATCAGGTCTCAACCAGAGTTAGCTTCTTTTGGATACATGGGTAACTACAGGAATTCTATACTactataataataataataataataatcaatattaaagttTCTATACTACTTCTTACTTTCCATTTAGACTCCACTATTTCCTAACAAACCGTTAAATGAGATAAAAAAGTCTTTGTTGGTCTAAAGATATAATCCACGGTTGGCAGAAACCAGCCGATACAGGCAAATCAATAGGGGACCAAGGATGAGCAGTAGTCCCTAGGGTCTGCAAAAATTGGGACCAATCGTACCAAAGACACTGCTTCTCTAAGTGGTGAAATGAACTATATAATACTAAACGTAATCTTCCAAAAAGTGTTATCATTCGCACTGCCAATAAAGATAGGCTATGTAGAATGAGATTGGGGTTGCCCAACTAATATCTGATCgtgcagaggatctggcagGGTTGTAGTTGACTCGACATGGGCTTAcccgactaatatctgatcgtgcagaggatctggcatggtTGTAATTGACTCGACATGGGCTTACCCGCCTAATATCTGATCGTGCAGAGGATTTGGCAT
The Sugiyamaella lignohabitans strain CBS 10342 chromosome A, complete sequence genome window above contains:
- the AIM18 gene encoding Aim18p (hypothetical protein; the authentic, non-tagged protein is detected in highly purified mitochondria in high-throughput studies; null mutant displays elevated frequency of mitochondrial genome loss; GO_component: GO:0005739 - mitochondrion [Evidence IEA,IEA]; GO_component: GO:0005739 - mitochondrion [Evidence IDA] [PMID 14562095]; GO_component: GO:0005739 - mitochondrion [Evidence IDA] [PMID 14576278]; GO_component: GO:0005739 - mitochondrion [Evidence IDA] [PMID 16823961]; GO_function: GO:0016872 - intramolecular lyase activity [Evidence IEA]; GO_function: GO:0003674 - molecular_function [Evidence ND]; GO_process: GO:0008150 - biological_process [Evidence ND]; GO_process: GO:0008152 - metabolic process [Evidence IEA]) yields the protein MFRQSGRLATTTLRTRIGAGSRSFTSTATAQLRSRAVFGTTILSGVLVAYTGLQLLDPGMVNPIRLDSPPGKLTSETTVQPDTKVAFPNSISIDKDEFQLLGSGVRSVSFFFQVYAVGIYIAKDDINKVKQVLSSSVSADPAQIQAALLDDVRSGELISKLLAAGTRLSIRIVPVRKTDFGHLRDGFVRAIVGHPRFKQLPADNGGEGIGDLKKAFGRKRSVLKGQILYLNRSTDGKLSIEFYADTKESPDAHEVLGVVDEPLISELLFLKYLSGKNPSSESARQTSVDELSQLVAVH